Proteins co-encoded in one Kutzneria chonburiensis genomic window:
- a CDS encoding GntR family transcriptional regulator — translation MSEPATPFPGGAVNRRRATRGTLGDSAARKVERPAPLRQAVYEALIELIVNRTLQPGQHLVEIELAEYLGVSRQPVREALQRLQTEGWVDLRPAQGAFVHTPTEEEADQLLSVRSVLETHSAKLAAENANPSDVLVLEHLQLEGVDALENLDVDRMVAANAALHAFITKLSGNAVLAELIGLVDRRVRWYYTPIARPRGEDAWAEHDQLIQAIAAGDAEQASRIMTAHTERTRLAYHEERQAQANS, via the coding sequence GTGAGCGAGCCCGCGACACCGTTCCCCGGCGGAGCGGTCAACCGGCGCCGGGCGACCCGCGGCACGCTCGGCGACTCGGCCGCCCGCAAGGTTGAGCGCCCGGCCCCGCTGCGGCAGGCCGTCTACGAGGCCCTGATCGAACTGATCGTGAACCGCACGCTCCAACCGGGACAGCACCTCGTCGAGATCGAGCTCGCGGAGTACCTGGGGGTCAGCCGCCAGCCCGTTCGTGAGGCGCTGCAACGACTTCAGACCGAAGGCTGGGTGGATCTACGCCCGGCCCAGGGTGCGTTCGTGCACACGCCGACCGAGGAAGAGGCCGACCAGCTGCTGAGCGTGCGCAGCGTGCTGGAGACCCACTCGGCCAAGCTGGCCGCCGAGAACGCCAACCCGAGCGACGTCCTCGTGCTGGAACATCTCCAGCTGGAGGGGGTCGACGCCCTGGAAAACCTGGATGTCGACCGGATGGTGGCGGCCAACGCGGCCTTGCACGCGTTCATCACCAAGCTGTCCGGCAACGCGGTGCTGGCTGAGCTCATCGGCCTGGTCGACCGCCGCGTGCGCTGGTACTACACGCCCATCGCCAGGCCTCGGGGCGAGGACGCGTGGGCCGAGCACGACCAGCTCATCCAAGCCATCGCCGCCGGCGACGCCGAGCAGGCCAGCCGGATCATGACCGCGCATACGGAACGGACCCGACTGGCCTACCACGAGGAACGTCAAGCTCAGGCGAACAGCTAA
- a CDS encoding 2-dehydropantoate 2-reductase yields the protein MKVAVLGAGAIGAYVGAALHRAGVDVHLIARGAHLAAMRRDGVRVLSPRGDFTARPPVTDDPGEVGQADFVFLGLKANSYASCGKLLAPLLGPDTAVVAAQNGIPWWYFHGLAGHPLEGQRIEAVDPGGAVSEVLDVRRAIGCVVYCSTEIEEPGVIRHLEGTRFSIGEPDGSISRRCQDLSAAMIAGGLKCPVEARLRDDIWIKLMGNVAFNPLSALTGATMAEICEHDDTRAVVASMMAETVAIARAAGAQPSVSIEKRIDGARRVGNHKTSMLQDLEAGKALETDAIIGAVVELAELTGVPAPTLRNVYAAVDLLALNRARRIS from the coding sequence ATGAAAGTCGCTGTTCTCGGCGCCGGGGCCATCGGCGCCTATGTGGGGGCGGCCCTGCACAGGGCCGGTGTCGACGTCCATCTGATCGCGCGCGGCGCGCACCTGGCGGCCATGCGCCGCGACGGCGTGCGGGTGCTCAGCCCACGCGGCGATTTCACCGCGCGGCCGCCGGTCACCGACGATCCCGGCGAGGTCGGCCAGGCCGACTTCGTCTTCCTCGGCCTGAAGGCCAACTCCTACGCGTCGTGCGGCAAGTTGCTGGCGCCGCTGCTCGGCCCGGACACCGCCGTGGTGGCCGCGCAGAACGGCATCCCGTGGTGGTACTTCCACGGGCTGGCCGGTCATCCCCTTGAGGGGCAACGGATCGAGGCCGTCGACCCGGGCGGCGCGGTCAGCGAGGTGCTCGACGTGCGCCGGGCCATCGGCTGCGTCGTCTACTGCTCGACCGAGATCGAGGAGCCGGGCGTGATCCGGCATCTCGAGGGCACCCGGTTCTCCATCGGCGAGCCCGACGGCTCGATCTCCCGGCGCTGCCAGGACCTGTCCGCCGCGATGATCGCCGGCGGTCTCAAGTGTCCGGTCGAGGCGCGGCTGCGTGACGACATCTGGATCAAGCTGATGGGCAACGTCGCCTTCAACCCGCTGAGCGCGTTGACCGGCGCGACCATGGCCGAGATCTGCGAGCACGACGACACGCGAGCCGTCGTCGCGTCGATGATGGCCGAGACCGTGGCCATCGCCCGGGCCGCCGGCGCGCAGCCGTCGGTGTCCATCGAGAAGCGCATCGACGGGGCGCGGCGGGTCGGCAACCACAAGACCTCGATGCTCCAGGACCTCGAGGCCGGCAAGGCCCTGGAGACCGACGCCATCATCGGCGCCGTCGTCGAGCTGGCCGAGTTGACCGGCGTCCCCGCCCCGACCCTGCGCAATGTCTACGCCGCGGTCGACCTGCTTGCCCTGAACCGGGCTAGGCGAATATCGTAG
- a CDS encoding OFA family MFS transporter has protein sequence MTDDNGRVYRIGESPQDIMGRSRAWMVWLPWIAMIAVSVYEYGWGAVVKTLEAKNGWTLTEVFWLATVWAVFQAAIAFPAGRLREKNVVSARSAMLLGAALSGIGYFTIAYSGSLGLAFLGYSVCGGIGAGLVYATCINMVGKWYPEKRGARTGFVNGGFAYGAVPFIYIFSAVLTPSSTTLILSLIGLYMLVVVVVCGLMFRDPPKNWWPEHIDPKEWVRNTKTNKSLAKNPPAVKQFTPGEAIRSGMLPLMWISLVIIGGVSLFGINFQVQFATASHFGPFVAASSAGVLSIVNGTGRALVGWLSDHIGRRQTLTLVLVIAGIAQFGLVYAGNTENIALFMVFAFLVGFGGGAFYPLFAALVPDYFGENYNATNYGLVYSAKLVGGVGGGGLGAMVVTAWGYTGAYILAGCIALLAAGITLFLHQPGRPKTKTTVSAAASGFGAPTTA, from the coding sequence TTGACTGACGACAACGGCAGGGTCTACCGGATCGGCGAGAGTCCTCAGGACATCATGGGACGTTCCCGAGCCTGGATGGTCTGGCTGCCATGGATCGCGATGATCGCGGTCAGCGTCTACGAATACGGCTGGGGTGCCGTCGTGAAGACGCTAGAAGCGAAGAACGGCTGGACGCTGACCGAGGTGTTCTGGTTGGCCACGGTGTGGGCGGTCTTCCAGGCCGCCATCGCCTTCCCCGCGGGGCGCTTACGCGAGAAGAACGTGGTTTCCGCTCGTTCGGCAATGTTGTTGGGCGCGGCATTGTCGGGCATCGGCTACTTCACGATCGCGTACAGCGGCAGCCTCGGGCTGGCCTTCCTCGGCTACTCGGTCTGCGGCGGCATCGGCGCCGGCCTGGTGTACGCCACGTGCATCAACATGGTCGGCAAGTGGTATCCGGAAAAACGCGGTGCGCGGACCGGATTCGTCAACGGCGGCTTCGCCTACGGTGCGGTGCCGTTCATCTACATCTTCAGCGCGGTGCTCACGCCGAGCAGCACGACCCTGATCCTGTCCTTGATCGGCTTGTACATGCTGGTCGTGGTGGTCGTGTGTGGACTGATGTTCCGGGATCCGCCGAAGAACTGGTGGCCCGAGCACATCGACCCCAAGGAGTGGGTGCGCAACACCAAGACCAACAAGAGCCTGGCCAAGAACCCGCCCGCGGTGAAGCAGTTCACCCCGGGCGAGGCCATTCGCAGCGGCATGCTGCCGCTGATGTGGATCTCGCTGGTCATCATCGGCGGTGTGTCGCTGTTCGGCATCAACTTCCAGGTGCAGTTCGCGACGGCCAGCCACTTCGGGCCGTTCGTGGCGGCGTCCTCGGCCGGCGTCCTGTCCATTGTGAACGGTACCGGCCGGGCGCTCGTCGGCTGGCTGTCCGACCACATCGGACGGCGGCAGACGCTGACCCTGGTGCTGGTGATCGCCGGCATCGCGCAGTTCGGGTTGGTCTACGCGGGCAACACCGAGAACATCGCGCTGTTCATGGTGTTCGCGTTTCTGGTCGGCTTCGGCGGCGGCGCGTTCTACCCGCTGTTCGCCGCACTGGTGCCGGACTACTTCGGTGAGAACTACAACGCCACCAACTACGGCCTGGTGTACAGCGCCAAGCTCGTGGGCGGTGTCGGTGGCGGCGGTCTCGGCGCCATGGTGGTCACCGCGTGGGGCTACACCGGCGCGTACATCCTCGCCGGCTGCATTGCTCTGCTGGCCGCCGGTATCACGCTGTTCCTACACCAACCGGGACGTCCGAAGACCAAGACCACGGTGTCGGCCGCGGCCTCGGGCTTCGGCGCCCCAACCACCGCTTAG